The following proteins are encoded in a genomic region of Leishmania major strain Friedlin complete genome, chromosome 25:
- a CDS encoding ribosomal protein S25 has protein sequence MPPKAGQTKKAKMEAANKGAKKTTKKWSKGQSREALQNAVMFDKETYDKLRSEVPKYKLITPSIISDRLKIAVSIAAAGLKQLCREKLIRLVSCSSKTRVYTRIVQAAPAEAAAAAPAAE, from the coding sequence ATGCCGCCGAAGGCTGGTCAGACGAAGAAGGCCAAGATGGAGGCCGCCAACAAGGGCGCGAAGAAGACCACGAAGAAGTGGAGCAAGGGCCAGTCCCGCGAGGCTCTGCAGAACGCCGTGATGTTCGACAAGGAGACGTACGACAAGCTCCGCAGCGAGGTGCCCAAGTACAAGCTCATCACCCCGTCGATCATCTCCGACCGCCTCAAGATCGCCgtctccatcgccgccgctggcctCAAGCAGTTGTGCCGCGAAAAGCTCATCCGCCTGGTGTCGTGCTCCAGCAAGACCCGCGTGTACACGCGCATCGTGCAGGCCGCCCCGGCtgaggcggctgccgctgctccggcTGCTGAGTAA